The genomic interval CGGCGCGACGGCAGCGTGGAGACCGTCCGGGAGTTCGGCTACGAGGATTTCAAGAGCCGCATGTCGTGAGCTCCGCCCGGGAGCGCGCCGGAAAACAAGCCAATGCAAACAAGCCATAATAACCCATACATGGAAAATTTCACACCTACTTCCTACACCCTCGAATGTGTCGCCACGGGACGCGAGTTCGAAGACACGGGCTGGGTCCTGTCCGATCCGCAGTGCAAGACGCCGTCGCTCGTGCGGGCGCGCTATGCCAAGCGGCAGATCGACGTGAAACCCGCCGAGTGGGGGCTCTACCGCTTCGCCGACTGGATGCCCGTGCGGCGGATGCTCAAGGGCTCCTCGGCTCCCGTGACCTACAAGAGCCGGGGTTTGGCCGAGCGGCTCGGGCTGGAGAACCTCTGGATCACGTTCAACGGCTACTATCCGGCCATCGGCGCCACGATGACCACCTGCTCGTTCAAGGAGACCGAAGCCTATTCGGTCTGCGGCCGCGCCGCGGCGGACGAACAGCGCGTGCTGGTGGTGGCGTCGGCCGGAAATACGGCCCGTGCCTTCGCCAAGGTCTGCTCGGACAACGGCATCCGCCTGCTGCTGTCGGTTCCCTACGACAATATCGGCGCGCTCTGGTTCGAGGAGCCGCTGAACCCCTGTGTCAAGCTGATCTGCTGCGCCGCGGGCGGCGACTATTTCGATGCCATTTACCTGAGCGATCTCGCGCTCAAAGGTCCCGGGTTCTATGCCGAGGGCGGCGCGAAAAACATCGCCCGG from Alistipes dispar carries:
- a CDS encoding cysteate synthase, which codes for MENFTPTSYTLECVATGREFEDTGWVLSDPQCKTPSLVRARYAKRQIDVKPAEWGLYRFADWMPVRRMLKGSSAPVTYKSRGLAERLGLENLWITFNGYYPAIGATMTTCSFKETEAYSVCGRAAADEQRVLVVASAGNTARAFAKVCSDNGIRLLLSVPYDNIGALWFEEPLNPCVKLICCAAGGDYFDAIYLSDLALKGPGFYAEGGAKNIARRDGMACTVLSAVTAIGRIPDYYFQAVGSGTGAIAAWEANQRLVADGRFGQNTMKLMVSQNAPFVPMYDAWQADSRAMLPYDEDKARRDAEIIDAKVLSNRHPPYGLAGGLYDALKATGGDIFVATNAMARKARKLFRETEGVDIYSAAGVATASLINAVAAGRVERDATIMLNITGGGEEHFKEGKELWYLKPSLVFPLDPDADDVVSKVEALF